A section of the Candidatus Palauibacter scopulicola genome encodes:
- a CDS encoding amidohydrolase family protein, with amino-acid sequence MRRRVGIVAAVAGFSVVAGIAAGTGPLQAQSYVTVDIGARDPAFSPDGSRIAVSILGKIWTLPAEGGPARQLTDGASWDTRPAWSPDGRFLAYAARSRQGADILVRNMATGGVRFLHAVPGSVGHMQFHPDGSQLFFVDDRSQYEAHVWRIPLAGGEAEQITHTRSWHEWSFALSPDGSRILLETGRFDGTDLYELDLEEMSLERVTDTPEREMAVAWSSEGTRRAHVMTHNGLDHIVVSVAGEQHRFASAFDQKQLAFHPSGEWLLVLGGRRLQRLDLASGEFTPIPFEARFEVAGDPADDLLITNVRLFDGTGDEAVPGSAVLVRNGRIAEVRTGEDGGTPEAAPGTPVIDGGGRMLLPGLMDNHYHYWQPLAGADLLAAGITAIRDPGSAIQDAMDFKDAVRLGVLAGPDVYTAGPLIDGPAGYHPLVDVSIDDPAAAPALVRALKAQGVDLLKAYFLLDPDVLAAVVAEARVQGLPVTGHIGVRTGWRQAIEAGISGFNHIRVWRDFLPLEIQVDGRDMSLDGGRNPVGRMQADWREIDPASPEVLSLLELMAETETGLDPTLYIQDVDDGDRSRFSLEGFHNARQAYERMGEFVRRAVEAGVPLLAGTDNVGLFNELEAYAAAGVPNAAILRAATANGARWLGKEDDFGTVEPGRRAHLILVDGDPLADIADLRNIDLVVKDGVIVFGGPPTQPLVP; translated from the coding sequence CCCGCCGAGGGCGGCCCGGCGCGCCAGCTCACGGACGGGGCCTCGTGGGACACGCGCCCCGCCTGGTCGCCGGACGGCCGCTTCCTCGCCTACGCCGCGAGATCCCGCCAGGGCGCCGATATTCTCGTCCGCAACATGGCCACCGGCGGTGTCCGCTTCCTGCACGCCGTCCCGGGGTCGGTCGGGCACATGCAGTTTCATCCGGACGGGAGCCAGCTCTTCTTCGTCGACGACCGCTCGCAGTACGAGGCGCACGTGTGGCGGATCCCGCTGGCGGGCGGCGAGGCGGAACAGATCACGCACACCCGGAGCTGGCACGAGTGGTCGTTCGCGCTCTCGCCGGACGGGAGCCGGATCCTCCTCGAGACGGGACGCTTCGACGGCACGGACCTGTACGAACTCGACCTGGAGGAGATGTCGCTGGAACGGGTCACGGACACGCCGGAGCGGGAGATGGCCGTGGCCTGGAGTTCGGAGGGCACGCGCCGCGCACACGTGATGACGCATAACGGTCTCGACCACATCGTCGTGTCGGTTGCCGGGGAACAGCACCGGTTCGCGAGCGCCTTCGACCAGAAGCAGCTCGCGTTCCATCCGTCCGGCGAATGGCTGCTCGTCCTCGGCGGACGACGGCTGCAGCGGCTCGATCTGGCGAGCGGCGAGTTCACGCCGATTCCCTTCGAGGCCCGGTTCGAGGTGGCCGGAGATCCCGCCGACGACCTGCTGATCACCAACGTCCGCCTGTTCGACGGCACGGGCGACGAGGCGGTGCCCGGGTCGGCGGTCCTGGTCCGGAACGGCAGGATCGCCGAGGTACGGACGGGGGAAGACGGAGGGACGCCCGAGGCGGCGCCGGGCACGCCGGTCATCGACGGGGGCGGCCGCATGTTGCTCCCGGGTCTGATGGACAACCACTACCACTACTGGCAGCCCCTCGCCGGCGCCGACCTGCTGGCCGCCGGCATCACCGCGATCCGCGACCCGGGCTCGGCCATCCAGGACGCGATGGATTTCAAGGACGCGGTGCGTCTCGGCGTCCTGGCCGGCCCCGACGTGTACACGGCCGGCCCCCTGATCGACGGCCCCGCCGGCTACCACCCCCTGGTCGACGTGAGCATCGACGACCCCGCAGCCGCTCCGGCGCTCGTCCGCGCGCTGAAGGCGCAGGGCGTCGATCTGCTCAAGGCGTACTTCCTCCTCGACCCGGACGTGCTCGCCGCCGTCGTGGCGGAGGCGCGCGTGCAGGGGCTCCCGGTCACGGGCCACATCGGGGTGCGCACGGGCTGGCGGCAGGCGATCGAAGCCGGCATCAGCGGGTTCAACCACATCCGCGTGTGGCGCGACTTCCTCCCGCTTGAGATCCAGGTCGACGGACGCGACATGTCGCTCGACGGCGGGCGGAACCCGGTCGGACGCATGCAGGCCGACTGGCGGGAGATCGATCCGGCGAGCCCCGAGGTCCTGTCCCTCCTCGAACTCATGGCCGAGACCGAGACGGGACTCGATCCGACTCTCTACATCCAGGACGTCGACGACGGCGACCGCTCGCGCTTTTCGCTCGAAGGGTTCCACAACGCCCGGCAGGCGTACGAGCGCATGGGCGAGTTCGTCCGGCGCGCGGTCGAGGCCGGGGTCCCGCTGCTCGCGGGCACGGACAACGTGGGGCTGTTCAACGAACTCGAGGCGTACGCGGCGGCAGGCGTGCCGAACGCCGCGATCCTGCGGGCCGCGACCGCGAACGGCGCGCGCTGGCTCGGGAAGGAGGACGATTTCGGGACCGTGGAGCCGGGGCGGCGCGCGCACCTGATCCTCGTGGACGGAGACCCGCTGGCCGACATCGCCGACCTGCGGAACATCGATCTCGTCGTGAAGGATGGCGTGATCGTCTTCGGCGGCCCGCCGACCCAGCCGCTGGTCCCGTGA
- a CDS encoding redoxin domain-containing protein — protein MRAYRDQYASVFNEGRNVVLVGISNDPVDELASWLKDEDFPFLFGSDADNDGGTYVAFGGGLRDSNAVDSRAVIVVGPDGRIAGVIPSFNQVDPAAYDELAGIIDEVTPEPVDP, from the coding sequence ATGAGAGCGTACCGTGATCAGTACGCAAGTGTTTTCAACGAGGGCCGCAACGTGGTCCTCGTCGGCATCTCGAACGACCCGGTCGACGAACTCGCCTCATGGCTGAAGGACGAGGACTTCCCCTTCCTGTTCGGTAGCGACGCGGACAACGACGGGGGGACGTACGTCGCCTTCGGCGGAGGATTGAGAGACAGCAACGCGGTGGACAGCCGCGCCGTGATCGTCGTGGGCCCGGACGGCCGCATCGCGGGCGTGATTCCGAGCTTCAATCAGGTCGACCCCGCCGCCTACGACGAACTCGCCGGCATCATCGACGAGGTGACGCCGGAGCCTGTGGACCCGTAG
- a CDS encoding TlpA disulfide reductase family protein, translated as MNAKPRHVATFAARAMFAALAAIAGAVLLSAGPLHAQAGAGQVSLAPGTQGPDATLQDLDGNEIQLLDYAAGKPTLIEFWAAWCEQCEGLQPEIDQVQADFGDRVNVVAVAVAVAQSLRRVRRHAEGHGAEYPYLWDADGAAVRAYSATTTSIVVILDADGKVAYTGVGPDQDLVGAVTGILAVDSATGSAAGSATGPQAPASPRR; from the coding sequence GTGAACGCGAAACCGAGACACGTCGCCACGTTCGCGGCGCGCGCGATGTTCGCCGCGCTGGCTGCGATCGCCGGGGCCGTCCTCCTGTCGGCGGGTCCGCTCCATGCGCAGGCGGGCGCGGGGCAGGTGAGCCTCGCCCCCGGGACGCAGGGGCCGGACGCCACGCTGCAGGATCTGGACGGCAACGAGATCCAACTCCTCGACTACGCGGCCGGCAAGCCCACGCTCATCGAGTTCTGGGCCGCGTGGTGCGAACAGTGCGAGGGGCTGCAGCCCGAGATCGACCAGGTGCAGGCGGACTTCGGCGACCGGGTCAACGTCGTCGCCGTTGCCGTGGCGGTGGCCCAGTCGCTGCGCCGCGTGAGGCGACACGCGGAAGGGCACGGGGCGGAGTACCCCTACCTGTGGGATGCGGACGGCGCCGCGGTGCGCGCCTACTCGGCGACCACGACCTCGATCGTCGTCATCCTCGACGCGGATGGGAAGGTGGCCTACACCGGCGTCGGCCCCGACCAGGATCTCGTCGGGGCCGTCACCGGAATCCTCGCTGTCGATTCTGCGACGGGTTCTGCTGCAGGTTCCGCTACGGGTCCACAGGCTCCGGCGTCACCTCGTCGATGA
- a CDS encoding cytochrome c biogenesis protein CcdA, with the protein MIEPLATGAVAMGAVEAVALAALQVEPAGGLLPALSDNPFLALAALFGAGVLTSTNPCIWPMIPITFSVISGTAGEAQSRRRTVGLTLIYALGLALLYSVLGVIAGLSGTVLGSIGASFWALFATGNLLLFFSLFMLDVFPVPVPKRLLAWAGSRGGGSYRAVFLLGATSGIVAAPCGAPAFAVVLTWVVAEQAGLMGFVYLFTFSIGMTAVLIAVGLFSGTLAVLPKSGTWMIWMKRAAAVIMIGMAQFYLIRAGYFM; encoded by the coding sequence GTGATCGAACCGCTCGCAACGGGCGCCGTCGCAATGGGCGCCGTCGAGGCGGTCGCCCTCGCGGCGCTGCAGGTCGAGCCGGCGGGCGGACTCCTCCCCGCGCTCTCCGACAACCCGTTCCTCGCGCTCGCCGCCCTCTTCGGGGCGGGGGTCCTCACGAGCACGAACCCGTGCATCTGGCCGATGATTCCGATCACCTTCTCCGTCATCTCCGGCACGGCGGGCGAAGCCCAGTCGCGAAGGCGCACCGTTGGCCTGACGCTCATCTACGCCCTGGGGCTGGCGCTCCTCTATTCCGTGCTCGGCGTCATCGCCGGGCTCAGCGGCACCGTCCTGGGCTCGATCGGGGCGAGCTTCTGGGCCCTGTTCGCGACCGGAAACCTCCTCCTCTTCTTCTCGCTGTTCATGCTCGACGTCTTTCCCGTCCCGGTGCCGAAGCGGCTCCTCGCGTGGGCGGGCAGCCGTGGCGGCGGATCGTACCGTGCCGTGTTCCTCCTCGGGGCGACGTCCGGCATCGTGGCCGCGCCGTGCGGGGCGCCCGCCTTCGCCGTGGTCCTCACCTGGGTCGTCGCGGAACAGGCCGGGCTCATGGGGTTCGTCTACCTCTTCACCTTCTCGATCGGCATGACCGCCGTGCTCATCGCCGTCGGCCTCTTCTCGGGGACGCTCGCCGTGCTGCCGAAGTCGGGGACGTGGATGATCTGGATGAAACGAGCCGCAGCCGTCATCATGATCGGGATGGCGCAGTTCTACCTCATCCGGGCGGGATACTTCATGTGA